A stretch of Mucilaginibacter terrae DNA encodes these proteins:
- a CDS encoding lycopene cyclase domain-containing protein has product MKYAYLLINFLTVIFPVLLSFDKRVAFHKSWKFIWPGMAITGLVFLFWDVLFTLKGVWSFNDNYIVGIRFWGLPLEEVLFFLTVPFSCIFIYACLNYYIKWQFPAGISKWISNLMILLSMVMLAMYFDRLYTTVTFGLLLVMIFAVQYVLKSVWLPRFYMAYIVSLLPFYIVNGILTSVPIVLYNNAENIGRRVGTIPFEDHFYSLTLLLMNVAFFEYFKNKRSLAA; this is encoded by the coding sequence GTGAAATACGCTTACCTGCTCATCAACTTTTTGACTGTTATATTTCCCGTGCTGTTATCATTTGATAAACGCGTGGCTTTTCATAAAAGCTGGAAATTTATTTGGCCGGGCATGGCTATCACCGGTTTGGTGTTTTTGTTTTGGGATGTGCTGTTTACGCTCAAAGGTGTATGGTCATTTAATGATAACTACATTGTTGGCATCCGCTTTTGGGGGCTTCCGTTAGAAGAAGTGCTGTTCTTTCTCACTGTGCCCTTCTCCTGCATTTTTATTTATGCCTGTTTAAACTATTACATAAAGTGGCAGTTTCCGGCTGGCATAAGCAAATGGATTTCCAACCTCATGATCTTGTTGAGTATGGTGATGCTTGCTATGTATTTCGACAGGTTATATACTACGGTTACCTTTGGGCTGCTTTTGGTAATGATATTTGCCGTTCAGTATGTATTAAAATCGGTTTGGCTGCCACGCTTTTATATGGCTTACATTGTATCGCTGCTGCCGTTTTATATTGTTAACGGCATACTTACTTCGGTACCCATTGTACTTTATAATAATGCCGAAAACATAGGCAGGCGGGTTGGCACTATTCCTTTTGAAGATCACTTTTACTCATTGACCTTGCTACTCATGAACGTTGCCTTTTTTGAGTATTTTAAAAACAAGCGTAGCTTAGCAGCATGA